One segment of Clarias gariepinus isolate MV-2021 ecotype Netherlands chromosome 6, CGAR_prim_01v2, whole genome shotgun sequence DNA contains the following:
- the si:ch211-105j21.9 gene encoding sialomucin core protein 24-like isoform X1, which yields MWIAMDLCNKLFLMCPLLIALSFTLNVFASPTTTHAMKTTGHGAQNEKAITHQETISNFYNNSYINANVNTSENSSTFLHRDNSTNSTVSDSTLYNSTRPSTTADYTEITTLQTNQITTHQTNLSATKSNFGTQSTSDSTRASVSTTLRPPVSTVHSRNESTSSIPIFFTTGTELGNKTNNETAAGTGLSHSEISLTILFGVVLSVIVLIILGLSLYKLTRNKWAQYSHHPLHNEDTGGQLMVTDDTLGISGGLYDGPQIYNSTVTALNEDQAFTYTPTQFRLEFLHEDPTTDHTHVATTFKTFNDTDQ from the exons ATGTGGATAGCCATGGATCTGTGCAATAAATTGTTTTTGATGTGTCCACTTTTGATTGCCCTTTCCTTTACTCTGAACGTTTTTGCCAGTCCAACAACTACCCATGCAATGAAAACAACTGGGCATGGAGCACAAAATGAAAAAGCCATAACACATCAGGAAACAATAtctaatttttataataattcatATATTAATGCCAATGTAAATACTTCAGAAAACAGCTCAACATTTTTACACAGGGACAACAGTACAAACAGCACAGTTTCTGACAGCACACTGTACAACTCAACAAGGCCAAGCACAACAGCAGATTACACAGAGATTACAACACTTCAGACAAATCAAATTACAACACATCAGACAAATCTATCTGCCACTAAATCAAACTTTGGAACACAATCTACGTCTGATTCCACAAGAGCATCAGTTTCGACAACGCTCAGACCTCCAGTATCTACTGTGCATAGCAGAAATGAAAGCACATCGTCCATCCCCATATTCTTCACCACAGGAACAGAACTtggcaacaaaacaaacaatgagACTGCCG CAGGTACTGGTCTGAGTCATTCAGAAATATCTTTGACCATTTTGTTCGGTGTTGTGCTCAGTGTGATAGTTCTAATAATTCTGGGGCTGTCTCTTTACAAACTGACCAGGAATAAATGGGCCCAGTATTCGCACCATCCTCTTCATAATGAAGATACAG GTGGGCAGTTGATGGTAACAGATGACACCCTAGGGATTTCAGGGGGGCTCTATGATGGACCTCAGATCTACAACTCTACAGTAACTGCACTGAATGAAGACCAGGCATTTACTTACACGCCTACTCAATTCCGACTGGAGTTCTTGCATGAGGACCCAACAACAGACCATACACATGTGGCTACCACCTTTAAAACTTTCAATGACACTGACCAATAG
- the si:ch211-105j21.9 gene encoding sialomucin core protein 24-like isoform X2, which produces MWIAMDLCNKLFLMCPLLIALSFTLNVFASPTTTHAMKTTGHGAQNEKAITHQETISNFYNNSYINANVNTSENSSTFLHRDNSTNSTVSDSTLYNSTRPSTTADYTEITTLQTNQITTHQTNLSATKSNFGTQSTSDSTRASVSTTLRPPVSTVHSRNESTSSIPIFFTTGTELGNKTNNETAGTGLSHSEISLTILFGVVLSVIVLIILGLSLYKLTRNKWAQYSHHPLHNEDTGGQLMVTDDTLGISGGLYDGPQIYNSTVTALNEDQAFTYTPTQFRLEFLHEDPTTDHTHVATTFKTFNDTDQ; this is translated from the exons ATGTGGATAGCCATGGATCTGTGCAATAAATTGTTTTTGATGTGTCCACTTTTGATTGCCCTTTCCTTTACTCTGAACGTTTTTGCCAGTCCAACAACTACCCATGCAATGAAAACAACTGGGCATGGAGCACAAAATGAAAAAGCCATAACACATCAGGAAACAATAtctaatttttataataattcatATATTAATGCCAATGTAAATACTTCAGAAAACAGCTCAACATTTTTACACAGGGACAACAGTACAAACAGCACAGTTTCTGACAGCACACTGTACAACTCAACAAGGCCAAGCACAACAGCAGATTACACAGAGATTACAACACTTCAGACAAATCAAATTACAACACATCAGACAAATCTATCTGCCACTAAATCAAACTTTGGAACACAATCTACGTCTGATTCCACAAGAGCATCAGTTTCGACAACGCTCAGACCTCCAGTATCTACTGTGCATAGCAGAAATGAAAGCACATCGTCCATCCCCATATTCTTCACCACAGGAACAGAACTtggcaacaaaacaaacaatgagACTGCCG GTACTGGTCTGAGTCATTCAGAAATATCTTTGACCATTTTGTTCGGTGTTGTGCTCAGTGTGATAGTTCTAATAATTCTGGGGCTGTCTCTTTACAAACTGACCAGGAATAAATGGGCCCAGTATTCGCACCATCCTCTTCATAATGAAGATACAG GTGGGCAGTTGATGGTAACAGATGACACCCTAGGGATTTCAGGGGGGCTCTATGATGGACCTCAGATCTACAACTCTACAGTAACTGCACTGAATGAAGACCAGGCATTTACTTACACGCCTACTCAATTCCGACTGGAGTTCTTGCATGAGGACCCAACAACAGACCATACACATGTGGCTACCACCTTTAAAACTTTCAATGACACTGACCAATAG
- the sycp1 gene encoding synaptonemal complex protein 1, translating to MERAFNFKLLVPPRTRLGQVSAVKPQDPGLFEDNSNCTTSVQSFNKNFEKKTLSNTKMVLPTESPPPEVTKRIAVMPIEKEGTPLRSSQLYSKLFEEAEKIKAWKLKMDYDISQKDRKLQENSRTIETQRKAIKELQFENESLSMKLEEQITENEDMTNKSNATRNLCNILKDTFERSTEKISLFEAEREETRGLFLQNHEHIQRLVAAFENLRLQSEADQLEMLKAKEALKQFEDLKVRFENEYHIKEEKVSLLEGKLRENESQLTEALLKLQETQKNFSQLQESANQQLESLHNCKENRDKLQEKLGREEQLRQESEKKQKLLVNTLEQTKEMYLKELLQNQTKLKEISNIKEQLARQIQEIQGTADSLQSSLKSEKIRVQELELELQAVSQELYRSNNIIGIIREEKVECDNQIQALEIEKKAKDNDIKSFKEKIKAGEGQILQLTSEHEEKLKEIEKLKVNLREVEGQLSEALKKESKSSSNIERLQKDISEYKDRYDDLLERFNQLLQKDIVQKEDSDQKTKEMKEAQKKMKIEVGKLELEKLQLQKQLEVLHAKIEEQHEEQVKMQKLLKESNKSSQTILIKKERQMKALELKLTNLKSKLDGEAKTQDETLKEVAKLKEDSQTLKHHHEEEYKRICSELERKSASEAELTLEVQKWKQTSLEATKSKEDNEIKFQQKIADMVALMEKHKHEYDIMVKEKDAELNEKKMREAEVNANKTSLELELSYLQVENVKFKQQLDEIRRENESLQQQMEELTRIQTAQKDIYKKKEENLEQEIKTLKKHNRSPKIHKTQKLSGTGSKNERGPKMQDVAPVKKSTPTFLKKIVIETPPTNDRRLVDKTPSCTSGTKTEMIPQIRSYRIRTPPSAEKQAPWKKKTLELDPKSDSSDQNDVLSFSTAINKQAKYDEAEYSGLFKKVQNSAVYKSPGAALKLAAMKRMRDAGWTTITSSDKKKKKVTEKIFA from the exons ATGGAAAGAGCATTTAACTTTAAACTGTTAGTGCCTCCAAGAACCAGGCTTGGTCAAGTGTCAGCCGTAAAGCCCCAAGATCCTGGCCTGTTTGAAGATAACAGTAACTGTACAACATCAGTTCAG agTTTTAATAAgaattttgaaaagaaaacCTTGTCAAATACTAAGATGGTGTTGCCTACAGAATCCCCACCACCAg aggtCACGAAAAGGATTGCTGTAATGCCAATCGAAAAAGAAGGG ACTCCATTAAGATCCAGTCAGTTGTATTCCAAACTGTTTGAAGAggctgaaaaaataaaagcttggaAACTGAAAATGGACTATGATATTTCGCAAAAAGATAGAAAGCTTCAGGAGAATAGCAGAACAATTGAGACACAGCGCAAAGCCATTAAAGAACTTCAG TTTGAAAATGAAAGTCTCAGCATGAAATTGGAGGAACAAATAACTGAAAATGAAGATATGACGAATAA AAGTAATGCAACAAGAAATTTGTGCAATATTCTAAAGGACACTTTTGAAAGATCTACAGAGAAAATAAGCCTAT TTGAGGCAGAAAGAGAAGAAACTCGTGGTCTCTTCTTGCAAAACCACGAACACATTCag AGATTGGTCGCTGCATTTGAAAATCTCCGGCTGCAATCAGAGGCTGACCAGCTAGAAATGTTAAAAG CTAAGGAGGCCCTTAAACAGTTTGAGGACCTTAAAGTGAGATTTGAGAATGAGTATCATATCAAGGAGGAGAAG gtttcctTGCTTGAAGGAAAACTAAGAGAAAATGAAAGTCAGCTTACAGAAGCTTTACTCAAGCTTCAGGAGacacaaaaaaactttagtcAGCTCCAGGAATCTGCAA ACCAGCAACTTGAATCACTTCACAATTGCAAAGAAAACCGAGACAAACTGCAGGAAAAACTGGGAAGAGAAGAACAACTCAGACAGGAGAGTGAG aaaaaacagaaattgtTAGTTAACACACTTGAACAAACCAAAGAGATGTATCTAAAGGAACTTCTGCAGAATCAGACCAAACTTAAAGAAATAAGTAATATCAAAGAGCAACTGGCACGCCAAATTCAGGAGATACAAGGGACAGCAGATTCCTTACAGTCTTctttaaaatctgaaaaaattAG ggtTCAAGAACTTGAATTGGAGCTTCAAGCAGTATCTCAGGAGCTCTACCGCTCAAACAATATAATAG GTATAATACGAGAAGAGAAAGTGGAATGTGACAACCAAATACAAGCTCTGGAAATTGAAAAG AAGGCAAAGGACAATGATATTAAGTCTTTTAAGGAAAAGATAAAAGCAGGTGAAGGACAGATTCTGCAGCTGACTTCAGAACATGaggaaaaactaaaagaaatagaaaaattgAAG GTCAATCTTAGAGAGGTTGAGGGGCAGTTATCAGAAGCATTAAAGAAAGAGAGCAAGTCATCTAGTAATATTGAAAGATTGCAGAAGGATATCAGTGAGTACAA GGATAGATATGATGATCTACTGGAAAGATTTAATCAACTTCTTCAAAAGGACATTGTACAAAAAGAGGACAGTGATCAAAAGACTAAG GAAATGAAAGAAgctcagaaaaaaatgaaaattgaaGTAGGGAAACTTGAGCTGGAAAAACTACAATTACA AAAGCAGTTGGAGGTACTACATGCAAAAATTGAGGAGCAACACGAAGAGCAGGTGAAAATGCAGAAGCTGTTAAAGGAATCT AATAAAAGCTCACAGACTATACTGATAAAGAAGGAGAGACAAATGAAAGCACTGGAGCTAAAG ttaacaAATCTAAAATCAAAACTGGATGGCGAAGCCAAGACACAGGATGAAACTCTGAAAGAA GTCGCTAAATTAAAAGAAGATTCCCAAACCCTGAAACATCATCATGAGGAAGAGTATAAGAGAATCTGTTCTGAGCTGGAAAGAAAATCAGCATCTGAGGCTGAGCTTACACTGGAG GTGCAGAAATGGAAACAAACCTCACTAGAAGCAACAAAGAGTAAGGaagacaatgaaataaaattccaaCAGAAGATAGCTGACATGGTTGCTTTAATGGAGAAACATAAG CATGAGTATGACATAATGGTGAAAGAGAAGGATGCAgaactgaatgaaaaaaaaatgcgagAAGCTGAAGTTAATGCTAATAAAACTTCATTg gagttGGAGCTGTCCTACTTGCAGGTTGAAAATGTCAAATTTAAACAACAACTTGATGAAATAAGAAGGGAAAAT GAAAGCCTGCAGCAGCAAATGGAAGAACTTACTAGGATTCAGACAGCTCAGAAGGACATTTACAAAAAGAAAGAG gaGAATCTAGAACAAGAAATTAAGACCTTAAAGAAACATAATAGATCTCCTAAAATACACAAGACACAAAAG CTATCTGGGACAGGTTCCAAAAATGAGAGAGGTCCTAAAATGCAAGATGTTGCTCCCGTCAAGAAATCAACCcctacatttttaaagaaaatagtaATTGAAACTCCACCAACAAACGACAGA cgaTTAGTTGACAAAACACCATCTTGTACTTCgggaacaaaaacagaaatgataCCTCAAATAAGG tcttACAGAATACGCACACCACCTTCAGCAGAGAAACAAGCACcatggaagaaaaaaaccctGGAATTGGATCCCAAATCTGACAGTTCAGACCAGAATGATGTACtg AGTTTCTCTACTGCCATTAACAAGCAAGCAAAATACGATGAAGCCGAGTACTCAGGATTATTCAAGAAG GTACAGAATTCTGCTGTTTATAAATCACCAGGAGCAGCATTAAAACTGGCAGCTATGAAGAGGATGCGGGATGCAGGTTGGACTACAATTACCAGTTcagacaagaaaaagaaaaaggtcacCGAAAAAATATTTGCCTAA